The following are encoded in a window of Fusarium verticillioides 7600 chromosome 6, whole genome shotgun sequence genomic DNA:
- a CDS encoding HAL protein kinase: MSSFFRRSNSHVKNDYIPAESATPSVVSAPTEPQTNGQPRAAARRRFSMNRSSATTRSNSPPSPSDNGLEMAPPHRERASDKSLPSQGDFKKNRASTGLTLRGRAINFVGAHNPSRGTGHKRPEYNRRASSYDGSRPSTPLPPPAEGDETMYPPERSVWPLPPDSGTGAKARRMSLSLPDDFAVDVAELQNEFEYQRKFLGRHGKHLGKGAASKVTLMMRKGYPEELYAVKEFRGKSHRESQQDYENKIKSEFSIAKSLHHPNIVETFRLCTDHGRWNHVMEYCSEGDLFSLVSKGHLKGDDRKKDRMCLFKQLIQGVHYLHANGIAHRDIKLENLLITKDSKLKITDFGVSEVFCGTHPGLREAGGQCGRNMSGEIRLCSPGICGSEPYIAPEVLAKKENYDPRSLDVWSSAIVMIYLTFGGAIWSRAVPGELHYDKLVKGWETWYGKHPEADATISDTDYPKCYALDVGMSPPALRRLVLQMLNPDPQKRISIEDVIHNRWLKNVECCQLESYDDPALLIDATKKDNTANGNKKIFCHNHLPPKGTGSHSLGKMPGQPGY; encoded by the coding sequence ATGTCGAGCTTCTTCCGCCGATCAAATTCCCACGTTAAGAACGATTATATACCTGCGGAATCTGCAACACCCTCCGTCGTGTCCGCACCAACGGAACCTCAAACAAATGGCCAACCACGTGCTGCAGCTCGCCGTCGTTTCTCCATGAACCGCTCGTCTGCGACTACTCGTTCCAACTCACCCCCTTCGCCTAGCGACAATGGATTAGAAATGGCTCCCCCACACCGTGAACGTGCCTCTGACAAGTCTCTTCCCAGTCAAGGagacttcaagaagaaccGCGCATCGACTGGTCTGACTCTGCGTGGCCGAGCTATTAACTTCGTTGGCGCTCATAACCCCAGCCGAGGGACCGGACACAAGCGCCCTGAGTACAACCGCAGAGCTAGCAGCTATGACGGTAGCCGACCCAGCACCCCTCTTCCACCTCCTGCGGAAGGTGACGAGACTATGTATCCACCCGAACGAAGTGtctggcctcttcctcctgactCCGGCACTGGTGCCAAGGCTCGACGCATGAGTTTGAGCCTTCCTGATGACTTCGCCGTGGACGTAGCTGAGCTACAGAACGAATTCGAATACCAGCGCAAATTCCTCGGCCGTCATGGCAAGCATCTTGGCAAGGGAGCGGCTTCGAAGGTTACCCTCATGATGCGAAAAGGTTACCCAGAAGAGCTTTACGCCGTCAAGGAGTTCCGTGGCAAATCGCACCGGGAAAGCCAGCAGGACtacgagaacaagatcaagtcAGAGTTCAGCATTGCAAAGAGCTTACATCATCCCAACATTGTCGAGACTTTCCGCCTATGTACCGATCACGGGCGATGGAACCATGTCATGGAATATTGCTCGGAAGGTGATCTTTTCAGCTTAGTCTCCAAGGGTCATCTCAAGGGTGATGACCGGAAGAAGGACCGCATGTGtctcttcaagcagcttATTCAAGGTGTTCATTACTTGCATGCCAATGGCATTGCCCATCGTGatatcaagcttgagaaccTTCTGATCACCAAGGACAGTAAGCTCAAGATTACCGATTTTGGTGTATCGGAAGTTTTTTGTGGTACTCACCCGGGTCTTCGTGAAGCTGGTGGACAATGCGGCCGTAATATGAGCGGCGAGATCCGCCTTTGCTCACCTGGCATCTGTGGAAGTGAGCCCTACATCGCTCCTGAGgtccttgccaagaaggaaaactACGACCCCCGATCACTCGATGTGTGGAGTTCTGCGATCGTCATGATTTATCTCACCTTTGGCGGCGCCATCTGGTCCCGCGCTGTCCCAGGAGAGCTCCATTATGATAAGCTCGTCAAGGGCTGGGAAACATGGTATGGAAAGCACCCAGAGGCCGACGCCACTATCTCTGATACGGATTACCCCAAATGCTACGCCCTCGACGTGGGCATGTCCCCACCTGCTCTCCGCCGTCTTGTGCTACAGATGTTGAACCCTGATCCGCAAAAGCGTATCAGCATTGAGGACGTCATCCACAACCGCTGGCTGAAGAATGTCGAGTGCTGCCAGCTGGAATCCTACGATGACCCCGCTCTTCTCATTGATGCGACCAAGAAGGACAACACAGCCAACGGCAACAAAAAGATCTTTTGCCACAACCATCTACCCCCGAAGGGCACTGGCTCCCACTCGCTGGGCAAGATGCCAGGCCAGCCGGGCTACTAG
- a CDS encoding HAL protein kinase, translating into MGVMAALSAPRAMVAPHQHQPQGPSTLVTEEGGESGSESAVEPVTPVSGRQSQDFTLQSQDLQDLQNLQSYRTASATSSGVVPISIPNSANPNKGSYISQSVNNSRPPTTYEPSTPRATEPEPGSSLTRQSTRGSISTSSFKRTMSSFFRRSNSHVKNDYIPAESATPSVVSAPTEPQTNGQPRAAARRRFSMNRSSATTRSNSPPSPSDNGLEMAPPHRERASDKSLPSQGDFKKNRASTGLTLRGRAINFVGAHNPSRGTGHKRPEYNRRASSYDGSRPSTPLPPPAEGDETMYPPERSVWPLPPDSGTGAKARRMSLSLPDDFAVDVAELQNEFEYQRKFLGRHGKHLGKGAASKVTLMMRKGYPEELYAVKEFRGKSHRESQQDYENKIKSEFSIAKSLHHPNIVETFRLCTDHGRWNHVMEYCSEGDLFSLVSKGHLKGDDRKKDRMCLFKQLIQGVHYLHANGIAHRDIKLENLLITKDSKLKITDFGVSEVFCGTHPGLREAGGQCGRNMSGEIRLCSPGICGSEPYIAPEVLAKKENYDPRSLDVWSSAIVMIYLTFGGAIWSRAVPGELHYDKLVKGWETWYGKHPEADATISDTDYPKCYALDVGMSPPALRRLVLQMLNPDPQKRISIEDVIHNRWLKNVECCQLESYDDPALLIDATKKDNTANGNKKIFCHNHLPPKGTGSHSLGKMPGQPGY; encoded by the exons ATGGGCGTTATGGCGGCACTTTCGGCCCCAAGGGCCATGGTAGCACCccaccagcaccaaccaCAGGGGCCCTCCACCCTCGTCACAG AAGAAGGTGGTGAATCTGGAAGCGAATCCGCCGTTGAGCCCGTTACACCTGTTAGTGGTCGCCAGTCCCAGGACTTTACCCTCCAGAGCCAGGACCTGCAGGACCTACAAAATCTGCAGTCTTACCGGACGGCTTCAGCCACATCTTCAGGAGTTGTACCTATCTCGATCCCCAACTCGGCCAACCCCAACAAAGGATCATATATATCACAATCCGTAAATAACAGCCGCCCTCCTACTACCTACGAACCAAGTACTCCAAGAGCAACAGAACCAGAGCCGGGCAGTTCTCTCACCCGTCAGTCAACCCGAGGTTCCATCTCCACCTCAAGTTTCAAGCGCACCATGTCGAGCTTCTTCCGCCGATCAAATTCCCACGTTAAGAACGATTATATACCTGCGGAATCTGCAACACCCTCCGTCGTGTCCGCACCAACGGAACCTCAAACAAATGGCCAACCACGTGCTGCAGCTCGCCGTCGTTTCTCCATGAACCGCTCGTCTGCGACTACTCGTTCCAACTCACCCCCTTCGCCTAGCGACAATGGATTAGAAATGGCTCCCCCACACCGTGAACGTGCCTCTGACAAGTCTCTTCCCAGTCAAGGagacttcaagaagaaccGCGCATCGACTGGTCTGACTCTGCGTGGCCGAGCTATTAACTTCGTTGGCGCTCATAACCCCAGCCGAGGGACCGGACACAAGCGCCCTGAGTACAACCGCAGAGCTAGCAGCTATGACGGTAGCCGACCCAGCACCCCTCTTCCACCTCCTGCGGAAGGTGACGAGACTATGTATCCACCCGAACGAAGTGtctggcctcttcctcctgactCCGGCACTGGTGCCAAGGCTCGACGCATGAGTTTGAGCCTTCCTGATGACTTCGCCGTGGACGTAGCTGAGCTACAGAACGAATTCGAATACCAGCGCAAATTCCTCGGCCGTCATGGCAAGCATCTTGGCAAGGGAGCGGCTTCGAAGGTTACCCTCATGATGCGAAAAGGTTACCCAGAAGAGCTTTACGCCGTCAAGGAGTTCCGTGGCAAATCGCACCGGGAAAGCCAGCAGGACtacgagaacaagatcaagtcAGAGTTCAGCATTGCAAAGAGCTTACATCATCCCAACATTGTCGAGACTTTCCGCCTATGTACCGATCACGGGCGATGGAACCATGTCATGGAATATTGCTCGGAAGGTGATCTTTTCAGCTTAGTCTCCAAGGGTCATCTCAAGGGTGATGACCGGAAGAAGGACCGCATGTGtctcttcaagcagcttATTCAAGGTGTTCATTACTTGCATGCCAATGGCATTGCCCATCGTGatatcaagcttgagaaccTTCTGATCACCAAGGACAGTAAGCTCAAGATTACCGATTTTGGTGTATCGGAAGTTTTTTGTGGTACTCACCCGGGTCTTCGTGAAGCTGGTGGACAATGCGGCCGTAATATGAGCGGCGAGATCCGCCTTTGCTCACCTGGCATCTGTGGAAGTGAGCCCTACATCGCTCCTGAGgtccttgccaagaaggaaaactACGACCCCCGATCACTCGATGTGTGGAGTTCTGCGATCGTCATGATTTATCTCACCTTTGGCGGCGCCATCTGGTCCCGCGCTGTCCCAGGAGAGCTCCATTATGATAAGCTCGTCAAGGGCTGGGAAACATGGTATGGAAAGCACCCAGAGGCCGACGCCACTATCTCTGATACGGATTACCCCAAATGCTACGCCCTCGACGTGGGCATGTCCCCACCTGCTCTCCGCCGTCTTGTGCTACAGATGTTGAACCCTGATCCGCAAAAGCGTATCAGCATTGAGGACGTCATCCACAACCGCTGGCTGAAGAATGTCGAGTGCTGCCAGCTGGAATCCTACGATGACCCCGCTCTTCTCATTGATGCGACCAAGAAGGACAACACAGCCAACGGCAACAAAAAGATCTTTTGCCACAACCATCTACCCCCGAAGGGCACTGGCTCCCACTCGCTGGGCAAGATGCCAGGCCAGCCGGGCTACTAG
- a CDS encoding HAL protein kinase — MGVMAALSAPRAMVAPHQHQPQGPSTLVTDKSTSSSTFRPNQFQSLSSPREYSTDLTESIVLEEGGESGSESAVEPVTPVSGRQSQDFTLQSQDLQDLQNLQSYRTASATSSGVVPISIPNSANPNKGSYISQSVNNSRPPTTYEPSTPRATEPEPGSSLTRQSTRGSISTSSFKRTMSSFFRRSNSHVKNDYIPAESATPSVVSAPTEPQTNGQPRAAARRRFSMNRSSATTRSNSPPSPSDNGLEMAPPHRERASDKSLPSQGDFKKNRASTGLTLRGRAINFVGAHNPSRGTGHKRPEYNRRASSYDGSRPSTPLPPPAEGDETMYPPERSVWPLPPDSGTGAKARRMSLSLPDDFAVDVAELQNEFEYQRKFLGRHGKHLGKGAASKVTLMMRKGYPEELYAVKEFRGKSHRESQQDYENKIKSEFSIAKSLHHPNIVETFRLCTDHGRWNHVMEYCSEGDLFSLVSKGHLKGDDRKKDRMCLFKQLIQGVHYLHANGIAHRDIKLENLLITKDSKLKITDFGVSEVFCGTHPGLREAGGQCGRNMSGEIRLCSPGICGSEPYIAPEVLAKKENYDPRSLDVWSSAIVMIYLTFGGAIWSRAVPGELHYDKLVKGWETWYGKHPEADATISDTDYPKCYALDVGMSPPALRRLVLQMLNPDPQKRISIEDVIHNRWLKNVECCQLESYDDPALLIDATKKDNTANGNKKIFCHNHLPPKGTGSHSLGKMPGQPGY; from the exons ATGGGCGTTATGGCGGCACTTTCGGCCCCAAGGGCCATGGTAGCACCccaccagcaccaaccaCAGGGGCCCTCCACCCTCGTCACAG ATAAAAGTACCTCATCCTCTACCTTTCGCCCAAACCAGTTCCAGTCCCTATCGTCGCCTCGCGAATATAGTACCGACCTTACTGAATCAATTGTCCTAGAAGAAGGTGGTGAATCTGGAAGCGAATCCGCCGTTGAGCCCGTTACACCTGTTAGTGGTCGCCAGTCCCAGGACTTTACCCTCCAGAGCCAGGACCTGCAGGACCTACAAAATCTGCAGTCTTACCGGACGGCTTCAGCCACATCTTCAGGAGTTGTACCTATCTCGATCCCCAACTCGGCCAACCCCAACAAAGGATCATATATATCACAATCCGTAAATAACAGCCGCCCTCCTACTACCTACGAACCAAGTACTCCAAGAGCAACAGAACCAGAGCCGGGCAGTTCTCTCACCCGTCAGTCAACCCGAGGTTCCATCTCCACCTCAAGTTTCAAGCGCACCATGTCGAGCTTCTTCCGCCGATCAAATTCCCACGTTAAGAACGATTATATACCTGCGGAATCTGCAACACCCTCCGTCGTGTCCGCACCAACGGAACCTCAAACAAATGGCCAACCACGTGCTGCAGCTCGCCGTCGTTTCTCCATGAACCGCTCGTCTGCGACTACTCGTTCCAACTCACCCCCTTCGCCTAGCGACAATGGATTAGAAATGGCTCCCCCACACCGTGAACGTGCCTCTGACAAGTCTCTTCCCAGTCAAGGagacttcaagaagaaccGCGCATCGACTGGTCTGACTCTGCGTGGCCGAGCTATTAACTTCGTTGGCGCTCATAACCCCAGCCGAGGGACCGGACACAAGCGCCCTGAGTACAACCGCAGAGCTAGCAGCTATGACGGTAGCCGACCCAGCACCCCTCTTCCACCTCCTGCGGAAGGTGACGAGACTATGTATCCACCCGAACGAAGTGtctggcctcttcctcctgactCCGGCACTGGTGCCAAGGCTCGACGCATGAGTTTGAGCCTTCCTGATGACTTCGCCGTGGACGTAGCTGAGCTACAGAACGAATTCGAATACCAGCGCAAATTCCTCGGCCGTCATGGCAAGCATCTTGGCAAGGGAGCGGCTTCGAAGGTTACCCTCATGATGCGAAAAGGTTACCCAGAAGAGCTTTACGCCGTCAAGGAGTTCCGTGGCAAATCGCACCGGGAAAGCCAGCAGGACtacgagaacaagatcaagtcAGAGTTCAGCATTGCAAAGAGCTTACATCATCCCAACATTGTCGAGACTTTCCGCCTATGTACCGATCACGGGCGATGGAACCATGTCATGGAATATTGCTCGGAAGGTGATCTTTTCAGCTTAGTCTCCAAGGGTCATCTCAAGGGTGATGACCGGAAGAAGGACCGCATGTGtctcttcaagcagcttATTCAAGGTGTTCATTACTTGCATGCCAATGGCATTGCCCATCGTGatatcaagcttgagaaccTTCTGATCACCAAGGACAGTAAGCTCAAGATTACCGATTTTGGTGTATCGGAAGTTTTTTGTGGTACTCACCCGGGTCTTCGTGAAGCTGGTGGACAATGCGGCCGTAATATGAGCGGCGAGATCCGCCTTTGCTCACCTGGCATCTGTGGAAGTGAGCCCTACATCGCTCCTGAGgtccttgccaagaaggaaaactACGACCCCCGATCACTCGATGTGTGGAGTTCTGCGATCGTCATGATTTATCTCACCTTTGGCGGCGCCATCTGGTCCCGCGCTGTCCCAGGAGAGCTCCATTATGATAAGCTCGTCAAGGGCTGGGAAACATGGTATGGAAAGCACCCAGAGGCCGACGCCACTATCTCTGATACGGATTACCCCAAATGCTACGCCCTCGACGTGGGCATGTCCCCACCTGCTCTCCGCCGTCTTGTGCTACAGATGTTGAACCCTGATCCGCAAAAGCGTATCAGCATTGAGGACGTCATCCACAACCGCTGGCTGAAGAATGTCGAGTGCTGCCAGCTGGAATCCTACGATGACCCCGCTCTTCTCATTGATGCGACCAAGAAGGACAACACAGCCAACGGCAACAAAAAGATCTTTTGCCACAACCATCTACCCCCGAAGGGCACTGGCTCCCACTCGCTGGGCAAGATGCCAGGCCAGCCGGGCTACTAG